Part of the Faecalibacterium duncaniae genome, CCGTGTCGTTTCCATTTTTCCCGGCTTTGTGATATACTACTGTAAAATGACAGAACCATATCCCAGTACCGAGGTGGAATCCAAATTGAAGCATCTCTTCCGCTCCCTCACGCGGGCACACCGGGCCTACAAGGACACCCGGAACCATGCCCTGACCCTGCTGCACCGGGCCTCCGCTGCCGTTCTGACAGCCGTGCTGGTGTACAAAGCCCTGACCTATCTTTTGTTTCTGCCCGCCATGAATGGCATCTGGTCGCTGACACTGCGCTGTTCGCCGGTAAACTACCTGACCAACAACAATGCGCATCAGATCTTTACTTCACCGACCATTTTAGGCGGGATCGTGCTCATCGTCCTTCTGGCGGCGTGCTGGAACCTTTACGGCTTTTCCATCCTCCTGCACGGGTTTGCGCTGGCCCGCCGGGGTGAACCACTGCGTCCTGTTTCCCTGTTCGTCCGGTCACTGGGGGATATCCGCCATGTCCTGCTCCCCAAGAACTGGCTCATCCTGCTTTACTGCGCCCTGCTCATCCCCTTTACAGATGTATTCGTGACTTACAACTATATCTCTCAGCTGGCTGTGCCGGAGTACATCCTTGGGCTTGTCCGGGCAAAGCCGCTCTATCTGGTGCTTTTTCTTCTCATTCTGGGTGCGGCGTTCCTGTTTACCCTGCTCTGGGTCCTGGTGCTCCCCCTCTTTACGCTGGAACGCAAAAACCTGTGGGATGCCGTTCAGGAGAGCGCTGCCCATGTCAAAACACAGCTTCCCCGGCTGGCCGGTGTGCTGCTGCGGTGGAACCTCAGTGCGCTGATCCGGTCTGTTCTGGTCTTTTTCGGAGCTTCCCTGCTGGTTTACAGCGTGGCAGCGCTGATCGGCCTGCGGAGCACCCGCGCCATGCTGCTGCTCGCCCGTGCGCTGTATCTGTTGGAGATCCCCTTCTTCGGCTTTTTGCTGGATTGCAAGGTCACCACGGCCCAGTGCACCATCATCGCATTCCTCTACGATTGCTGCCGTGACTGCCCGCCGGAAGCGCTGCCGGAAGGCAAGCCGCACCGCTTTGGCGGCTGGCCCCTGCTCACCGCTGCGGTGGCCGGGGTCACGCTGGTCACCGGGCTGATGGCCGTCTACCTCTATGCCCTGCCCCAGGACGATGCCCTGCTCACCGCCGTAGGCGGCGTGACCCCGCTGGTCACCTTCCACCGGGGCGACTGCACCGTAGCCCCGGAAAACACCCTTCCCGCCTTCCGGTCGGCCATCCTCAAGGGCGGCGACCGCATCGAGCTGGATGTGCAGATGACCAGTGACGGCGTGGTCGTGGTGACCCACGATTCAAACCTGAAACGCTGCACCGGCAAAAACGCAAAAGTCTATGATCTGACCTATGCCGAGGTGGCACAGCTGGACGCAGGACGCTGGTTCAGCAGCCGCTTTGCCGACACCCGGATCCCCACCCTGGAACAGGTGCTGCAGCTCTGCCGGGGCCGCATCGGCCTGAACGTGGAGATCAAGCCCAGCGCCGCCACCCCTGCTCTGGAGGCTGAGACCGTACGCCTGCTGCGGGAATACGGCTTCGACAGCTCCAACTGCGTCATCACCTCCCAGAGCTACGAGACCCTGCACAAGGTCAAGACGCTGGCCCCTGAGTACCCCACCGGCTACATTCTGGCTCTGGGCGTAGGCAACTACTACGACCTGCCCGATGCCGACTTTTTCAGCGTGGAGACCACCTTTATCACCTCCGGCATGGTCAACGCCGTCCATCTGCGGGGCAAGACTGTGTCTGCCTGGACCATCGACCGCGAAAAG contains:
- a CDS encoding glycerophosphodiester phosphodiesterase family protein encodes the protein MKHLFRSLTRAHRAYKDTRNHALTLLHRASAAVLTAVLVYKALTYLLFLPAMNGIWSLTLRCSPVNYLTNNNAHQIFTSPTILGGIVLIVLLAACWNLYGFSILLHGFALARRGEPLRPVSLFVRSLGDIRHVLLPKNWLILLYCALLIPFTDVFVTYNYISQLAVPEYILGLVRAKPLYLVLFLLILGAAFLFTLLWVLVLPLFTLERKNLWDAVQESAAHVKTQLPRLAGVLLRWNLSALIRSVLVFFGASLLVYSVAALIGLRSTRAMLLLARALYLLEIPFFGFLLDCKVTTAQCTIIAFLYDCCRDCPPEALPEGKPHRFGGWPLLTAAVAGVTLVTGLMAVYLYALPQDDALLTAVGGVTPLVTFHRGDCTVAPENTLPAFRSAILKGGDRIELDVQMTSDGVVVVTHDSNLKRCTGKNAKVYDLTYAEVAQLDAGRWFSSRFADTRIPTLEQVLQLCRGRIGLNVEIKPSAATPALEAETVRLLREYGFDSSNCVITSQSYETLHKVKTLAPEYPTGYILALGVGNYYDLPDADFFSVETTFITSGMVNAVHLRGKTVSAWTIDREKVATHMLELGVDDLITDKPDMVQDLLARNQQVDDSLIDFRDLLNALLHPEQPADSSDDAEETITDAVEDPEEFVDAA